The Virgibacillus phasianinus genome includes a window with the following:
- a CDS encoding F0F1 ATP synthase subunit epsilon, producing the protein MKTLTVSVVTPDGPVMEDSFEMVSCKAEYGELGILPGHIPLVAPLSISAVRLKRGNDTERIAVSGGFLEVRPDKVTILAQSAEQPSDIDVERAEQSKTRAKQRLESKQSDIDFQRAELALKRAMNRLDITR; encoded by the coding sequence TTGAAAACACTAACTGTGAGTGTTGTTACTCCTGATGGTCCAGTAATGGAAGATAGTTTTGAAATGGTTAGCTGTAAAGCCGAATATGGGGAGCTTGGTATTCTTCCAGGACACATCCCATTGGTTGCTCCATTATCGATCAGTGCTGTGCGGTTAAAGCGCGGAAACGATACGGAACGAATTGCTGTCAGCGGCGGTTTCTTGGAGGTGCGCCCAGATAAGGTTACAATCCTGGCTCAATCTGCGGAACAACCTTCAGATATAGATGTTGAGCGTGCAGAACAATCCAAGACACGCGCGAAACAACGCCTGGAATCCAAACAAAGCGATATCGACTTCCAACGGGCAGAATTAGCACTCAAACGAGCAATGAACCGATTGGACATCACTCGTTAG